In Spinacia oleracea cultivar Varoflay chromosome 5, BTI_SOV_V1, whole genome shotgun sequence, a single window of DNA contains:
- the LOC130461549 gene encoding uncharacterized protein, whose amino-acid sequence MNHDLADDFGYIETAEKLWKELTERFGQSNGPLIYQLKKEIENLTQQNMTIVTYYGKLKKLWDEMQNLRAFPTCSCGAMLQCSCNFMKKVAEFEEEDKMMKFLLDDAGTENDTVSNEMLNAICQEVMKAMKGKQPQNNTGNGTTCSYANYAGIISHSLNCSVNKLLDDCLWIVDSGACDHMTYNENMLTNIKILNNPIKVGLPDGSQLTVEIMGDVVLSDDLILHNVLLVKGFKHNLMSVGRLINILAIKLNSPLLDTLSRTHLSLCWLALERGPMDSTILLQVQENKQSSIVTQQGEASQHTSCNTMGKLVDVSQIQLPNKTSTSVAVNVKDHRMDLDLLHARLGHASLSKMKYINADFCKGITEYNCGICYSSKQHKFPFGISESRSVACFDLIHLDLWGPYRIKSLDGASYFLTIVDDHSRTTWTYLLHNKMQVQKVISEFHSMVETQFNTRVKKIRSDNGTEIVKESCISLFAAKGILHEKSVPYTPQQNRRVERKHRSLLEIARALRFHANLPKKL is encoded by the exons ATGAATCATGACTTAGCTGATGATTTTGGCTACATTGAGACTGCTGAGAAACTGTGGAAAGAACTGACTGAAAGATTTGGTCAATCCAATGGACCTCTAATCTACCAGCTGAAAAAGGAAATTGAGAACCTAACTCAGCAAAACATGACTATTGTGACTTATTATGGAAAGCTGAAGAAACTTTGGGATGAAATGCAGAATTTGAGAGCATTTCCTACCTGCTCTTGTGGTGCTATGTTGCAATGCAGCTGTAACTTCATGAAGAAGGTTgctgaatttgaagaagaagacaaGATGATGAAATTTCTGCTTG ATGATGCTGGTACTGAAAATGACACAGTGAGCAATGAGATGCTGAATGCAATTTGTCAAGAGGTTATGAAGGCTATGAAAGGCAAGCAACCACAGAACAATACTGGCAATGGAACCACTTGTTCCTATGCAAACTATGCAGGTATAATCTCTCATTCCCTCAACTGTTCTGTGAATAAGTTGCTTGATGATTGCTTGTGGATTGTGGATTCTGGTGCTTGTGATCACATGACTTACAATGAAAACATGTTGACAAACATAAAAATTCTTAATAATCCAATTAAGGTGGGATTACCAGATGGATCTCAGTTAACTGTTGAAATCATGGGTGATGTTGTTTTGAGTGATGATCTGATTTTACACAATGTGTTGCTAGTTAAAGGCTTCAAACACAACTTGATGTCTGTTGGTAGATtgatt AATATACTGGCTATCAAGTTAAATTCACCACTGCTGGATACACTTTCCAGGACCCATCTAAGTCTGTGTTGGTTGGCACTGGAAAGAGGACCAATGGACTCTACTATTTTGTTGCAAGTTCAAGAAAATAAGCAAAGCAGTATTGTGACACAGCAAGGTGAAGCTTCTCAACATACAAGTTGTAATACTATGGGAAAATTGGTTGATGTAAGTCAGATACAATTGCCAAATAAAACAAGTACTAGTGTTGCTGTAAATGTGAAAGATCATAGAATGGACCTGGATTTATTGCATGCTAGGTTAGGACATGCTTCTCTATCCAAAATGAAATATATTAATGCTGATTTTTGCAAAGGAATAACTGAGTACAATTGTGGTATTTGCTACAGTTCTAAGCAACACAAATTCCCTTTTGGTATAAGTGAAAGCAGATCTGTTGCATGTTTTGACTTGATACACCTAGACCTTTGGGGACCTTATAGGATCAAAAGTCTGGATGGGGCATCATATTTCCTCACTATTGTTGATGATCACAGTAGAACTACCTGGACATACTTATTGCATAATAAAATGCAGGTTCAGAAAGTCATATCTGAGTTCCATTCTATGGTTGAAACTCAATTCAACACCAGAGTTAAGAAAATTAGGTCTGACAATGGGACTGAAATTGTAAAAGAATCATGCATATCTTTGTTTGCTGCTAAGGGTATCTTGCATGAGAAAAGTGTGCCATACACACCTCAGCAGAATAGAAGAGTTGAAAGAAAGCATAGAAGTCTTCTTGAAATAGCTAGGGCTTTGAGATTTCATGCAAATCTCCCTAAGAAATTATAG